The following coding sequences are from one Ramlibacter henchirensis window:
- the gshB gene encoding glutathione synthase: MNLLFVADPLEAFKVYKDTTFSMMREAQRRGHRIAACEPRHLAWRSGAQVQATVREIQLTGVDDDWFVESATSVRALREFDAVLMRKDPPFDSEYFYATHLLEQAEREGARVFNSPRALRDHPEKLAIMEFPQFLSPTLVTRDPDEVRRFHAEHQDVILKPLDGMGGMGIFRVRGDGLNLGAIVETLNGAGATTLMAQRFVPQITQGDKRVLVIGGKVVPFSLARIPQGSEVRGNLAAGGKGVAQPLTPRDREIAETLGPVLAERGLLLVGLDVIGDCLTEINVTSPTCFQEITQQSGFDVPAMFVDALEAACARLTG, translated from the coding sequence ATGAACCTGCTTTTCGTTGCCGACCCGCTGGAAGCCTTCAAGGTCTACAAGGACACGACCTTCTCGATGATGCGCGAGGCGCAGCGCCGCGGGCACCGCATCGCCGCCTGCGAGCCGCGCCACCTGGCCTGGCGCTCGGGCGCGCAGGTGCAGGCGACCGTGCGCGAGATCCAGCTCACGGGCGTCGACGACGACTGGTTCGTCGAATCCGCCACGTCGGTCCGCGCGCTGCGGGAGTTCGACGCGGTGCTGATGCGCAAGGACCCGCCGTTCGACTCCGAGTACTTCTACGCCACCCACCTGCTGGAGCAGGCCGAGCGCGAAGGCGCGCGCGTGTTCAACAGCCCGCGGGCGCTGCGCGACCATCCGGAGAAGCTGGCCATCATGGAGTTCCCGCAGTTCCTCAGCCCCACGCTGGTGACCCGCGACCCGGATGAGGTTCGGCGCTTCCACGCCGAGCACCAGGACGTGATCCTCAAGCCGCTGGACGGCATGGGCGGCATGGGCATCTTCCGCGTGCGCGGCGACGGCCTGAACCTCGGCGCCATCGTCGAGACGCTCAATGGCGCCGGCGCCACCACGCTGATGGCGCAGCGCTTCGTGCCGCAGATCACGCAGGGTGACAAGCGGGTGCTGGTGATCGGCGGCAAGGTCGTGCCCTTCAGCCTGGCGCGCATTCCGCAGGGCAGCGAAGTGCGCGGCAACCTGGCCGCCGGCGGCAAGGGCGTGGCCCAGCCCCTCACGCCGCGAGACCGCGAGATCGCGGAAACGCTGGGACCGGTGCTGGCCGAGCGCGGCCTGCTGCTCGTGGGCCTGGACGTGATCGGCGACTGCCTGACCGAGATCAACGTCACCAGCCCGACCTGCTTCCAGGAGATCACGCAGCAGAGCGGCTTCGACGTGCCGGCGATGTTCGTCGACGCGCTCGAAGCCGCCTGTGCGCGGCTCACTGGCTGA
- the holA gene encoding DNA polymerase III subunit delta, whose product MQLAAAQLAAHLAKGLKSLYALHGDEPLLVQEAADAIRATARTQGYTERTVHTVAGAHFDWSEVLAAGGSLSLFAERQIVEIRIPSGKPGKEGSPALQQLAQSAEGNDSTLTLVLLPRLDKMTRTGAWFGALDSYGVTIQIDGIERAALPQWIAQRLARQEQRVATGEEGQRTLQFFADRVEGNLLAAHQEIQKLALLYPAGELSFEQVESAVLNVARYDVFKLSEAVLAGQLARVQRMLDGLQAEGEAEVLVHYTLAEDIRALKRVKDAMSAGRPLPIALREQRVWGLKERLFERVLPRLSGTALDNLLHAAHVVDGIVKGLKAPGWPTDGWQALHRLAGDLCRECAPAAAAQRR is encoded by the coding sequence ATGCAGCTTGCCGCCGCCCAGCTGGCCGCCCATCTCGCCAAGGGCCTGAAGTCGCTGTACGCCCTGCACGGCGACGAGCCGCTGCTGGTGCAGGAGGCGGCCGACGCGATCCGCGCCACGGCGCGCACGCAGGGCTACACGGAACGCACCGTCCACACCGTGGCGGGCGCGCATTTCGACTGGAGCGAGGTGCTCGCCGCGGGTGGGTCCCTGAGCCTGTTCGCCGAGCGGCAGATCGTCGAGATCCGCATTCCCTCCGGCAAGCCGGGCAAGGAAGGCAGCCCCGCGCTGCAGCAGCTCGCGCAGAGCGCCGAAGGCAACGACAGCACGCTCACGCTGGTGCTGCTGCCCAGGCTGGACAAGATGACGCGCACCGGCGCGTGGTTCGGCGCGCTGGACAGCTACGGCGTGACCATCCAGATCGACGGCATCGAACGCGCGGCCCTGCCCCAGTGGATCGCGCAGCGCCTGGCCAGGCAGGAGCAGCGTGTCGCGACCGGCGAGGAGGGCCAGCGCACGCTGCAGTTCTTCGCCGATCGCGTCGAGGGCAACCTGCTCGCGGCGCACCAGGAAATCCAGAAACTCGCCCTGCTGTACCCGGCGGGCGAATTGAGCTTCGAGCAGGTGGAAAGCGCCGTGCTCAACGTCGCCCGCTACGACGTCTTCAAGCTCTCCGAAGCCGTGCTCGCCGGCCAGCTGGCGCGCGTGCAGCGGATGCTCGACGGACTTCAGGCCGAGGGCGAGGCGGAGGTGCTGGTGCACTACACGCTGGCGGAGGACATCCGCGCACTGAAGCGCGTCAAGGACGCGATGAGCGCGGGCCGGCCGCTGCCGATCGCCCTGCGCGAGCAGCGGGTCTGGGGGCTGAAGGAGCGGCTGTTCGAGCGCGTGCTGCCGCGCCTTTCCGGCACCGCGCTGGACAACCTGCTGCACGCCGCCCATGTGGTGGACGGCATCGTCAAGGGCCTGAAGGCCCCGGGCTGGCCCACCGACGGCTGGCAGGCGCTGCACCGGCTCGCGGGCGACCTGTGCCGCGAATGCGCGCCGGCCGCCGCGGCGCAGCGGCGCTGA
- a CDS encoding glutamate-5-semialdehyde dehydrogenase → MNALNVAEYMQTLGLQARQAATRMSSANAAAKNAALRSLAAKLRASTAALFAENAKDIERAQAAGLAAPMVDRLKLTPKIVQTLAEGCEQLAAMPDIIGEIRGMTQQPSGIRVGQMRVPIGVFGMVFESRPNVTIEAASLSIKSGNACILRGGSEAIESNKGLARLVREALAEAGLPEDAVQLVQTTDREAVGQLIAMPQFVDVIIPRGGKGLIERISREAKVPVIKHLDGNCHVYVDDPCDIDMAVTIADNAKTQKYSPCNASEGLLVARGVAAQFLPRIGAIYASKGVEMRCDPEAKTILASGLDKLGPHGPLLKDATEQDWYEEYLAPVISIKVVAGLDEAIAHINHYGSHHTDAIVTRDHVHAQRFLREVDSASVMVNASTRFADGFEYGLGAEIGISTDKFHARGPVGLEGLTSLKWVVLGQGEIRR, encoded by the coding sequence GTGAACGCGCTGAACGTCGCCGAATACATGCAGACGCTGGGCTTGCAGGCCCGGCAGGCCGCCACGCGCATGTCGTCCGCGAACGCGGCCGCGAAGAACGCGGCGCTGCGCTCGCTCGCGGCCAAGCTGCGCGCATCGACCGCGGCCCTTTTCGCCGAGAACGCGAAGGACATCGAACGCGCCCAGGCCGCCGGCCTCGCCGCGCCGATGGTCGATCGGCTGAAGCTCACGCCGAAGATCGTCCAGACGCTGGCGGAGGGCTGCGAGCAGCTCGCGGCCATGCCGGACATCATCGGCGAGATCCGCGGCATGACGCAGCAGCCCAGCGGCATCCGCGTCGGGCAGATGCGCGTGCCGATCGGCGTCTTCGGCATGGTGTTCGAAAGCCGCCCCAACGTGACCATCGAAGCGGCCAGCCTGTCGATCAAGAGCGGCAACGCCTGCATCCTGCGCGGCGGCTCCGAGGCGATCGAATCCAACAAGGGGCTGGCGCGGCTGGTACGCGAAGCTCTCGCCGAAGCCGGTCTCCCCGAGGACGCGGTGCAGCTGGTGCAGACCACCGACCGGGAGGCGGTGGGCCAGCTGATCGCGATGCCGCAGTTCGTCGACGTCATCATCCCGCGCGGCGGCAAGGGCCTGATCGAGCGCATCAGCCGCGAAGCCAAGGTGCCGGTGATCAAGCACCTGGACGGCAACTGCCATGTGTACGTCGACGATCCGTGCGACATCGACATGGCCGTGACCATCGCAGACAACGCCAAGACGCAGAAGTACAGCCCGTGCAACGCCAGCGAAGGCCTGCTCGTGGCGCGCGGCGTGGCGGCGCAGTTCCTGCCGAGGATCGGCGCGATCTATGCATCCAAGGGCGTGGAGATGCGCTGCGATCCCGAGGCGAAGACGATCCTGGCCAGCGGCCTCGACAAGCTCGGCCCGCACGGGCCGTTGCTCAAGGACGCGACGGAACAGGACTGGTACGAGGAATACCTCGCGCCGGTCATCAGCATCAAGGTAGTCGCGGGGCTCGATGAAGCCATCGCCCACATCAACCACTACGGCAGCCACCACACCGATGCCATCGTCACCCGCGACCACGTGCATGCGCAGCGCTTTCTGCGCGAGGTGGATTCGGCCAGCGTGATGGTCAACGCCAGCACGCGCTTCGCCGACGGCTTCGAATACGGGCTCGGCGCCGAGATCGGCATCAGCACCGACAAGTTCCACGCACGCGGGCCGGTCGGCCTCGAAGGGCTGACGTCGCTGAAGTGGGTCGTGCTGGGCCAGGGCGAGATCCGCCGCTGA
- a CDS encoding cysteine-rich CWC family protein produces the protein MPTAATPDATRCPLCGQPNRCAMEVERETGRPQPPCWCTQADFDPQALRALPEEARGRACICNGCAGSPAR, from the coding sequence ATGCCCACTGCAGCGACTCCCGACGCGACCCGCTGCCCGCTCTGCGGCCAGCCCAACCGCTGCGCCATGGAAGTGGAGCGCGAGACCGGCCGGCCGCAGCCGCCCTGCTGGTGCACGCAGGCCGATTTCGATCCGCAAGCCCTGCGCGCCTTGCCTGAGGAAGCGCGCGGGCGAGCCTGCATCTGCAACGGCTGCGCGGGCTCGCCCGCCCGCTGA
- a CDS encoding DUF1428 domain-containing protein yields MQYVDGFVVAVPTANRGVYLEHARAAARVLKDCGAQNVVECWGDDVPEGKLTSFPLAVQRKPEETVVFSWVMWPSKAVRDEGMAKAMADPLFKDMQMPFDGKRMIYGGFEVLVSQ; encoded by the coding sequence ATGCAATACGTGGATGGATTCGTCGTCGCCGTGCCCACCGCCAACCGCGGCGTCTACCTCGAACACGCCCGTGCCGCGGCCCGCGTCCTGAAGGACTGCGGCGCGCAGAACGTGGTGGAGTGCTGGGGCGACGACGTGCCCGAAGGCAAGCTGACCTCGTTCCCGCTCGCCGTGCAGCGCAAGCCGGAGGAGACGGTGGTGTTCTCGTGGGTCATGTGGCCGTCCAAGGCCGTGCGCGACGAGGGCATGGCCAAGGCCATGGCCGATCCGCTGTTCAAGGACATGCAGATGCCGTTCGACGGCAAGCGCATGATCTACGGCGGCTTCGAGGTGCTCGTCAGCCAGTGA
- a CDS encoding glutathione S-transferase N-terminal domain-containing protein: MPQDLSAFPITRKWPAQHPDRLQLYSLPTPNGVKVSIALEETGLPYEVHRVDFDKHDQLSPEFLSLNPNNKIPAILDPEGPGGRPLALFESGAILLYLAEKTGKLLPRDPAERWRAVQWLMFQMGGVGPMFGQVGFFHKFAGKAFEDKRPRDRYVAEAKRLLAVVDGQLARNAWIAGEEYGVADIATFPWIRNLVGFYGAGDLVEFAGLKNVQRGLDAFLARPAVQRGLAIPAAPKP; encoded by the coding sequence ATGCCCCAAGACCTCTCCGCCTTTCCCATCACCCGCAAGTGGCCGGCGCAGCACCCGGACCGGCTTCAGCTCTATTCGCTGCCTACACCCAACGGCGTGAAGGTCTCCATCGCGCTGGAAGAGACCGGCCTGCCGTACGAAGTGCACCGCGTCGACTTCGACAAGCACGACCAGCTCTCGCCCGAGTTCCTGTCGCTCAACCCGAACAACAAGATTCCGGCCATCCTCGATCCGGAAGGCCCGGGCGGCCGGCCGCTCGCGCTGTTCGAGTCGGGCGCCATCCTGCTGTACCTGGCCGAGAAGACGGGGAAGCTGCTGCCGCGCGATCCGGCCGAACGCTGGCGCGCCGTCCAGTGGCTGATGTTCCAGATGGGCGGCGTGGGGCCGATGTTCGGCCAGGTCGGCTTCTTCCATAAATTCGCCGGCAAGGCTTTCGAGGACAAGCGTCCCCGCGACCGCTACGTGGCGGAAGCGAAGCGCCTGCTCGCCGTGGTGGACGGGCAGCTCGCGCGCAACGCCTGGATCGCGGGCGAGGAGTACGGCGTGGCCGACATCGCGACCTTCCCCTGGATCCGCAACCTGGTCGGCTTCTACGGCGCCGGCGACCTGGTGGAGTTCGCGGGCCTCAAAAACGTGCAGCGCGGGCTCGACGCATTCCTCGCGCGGCCCGCGGTGCAGCGAGGCCTCGCGATCCCGGCGGCGCCCAAGCCCTGA
- a CDS encoding DUF6352 family protein produces MAMPDFWPGCGWRLLEHDADGQLLVTDDFLRSLLLRPELAPVPESCDNERALHHSLLDSPRQEVDPRRLQALSDEDARANYAVWLRFRSRLLARPTLEGSYLQLFRADVDVPPVLVHLLTQVLLREVLGDNATPMEVRAAEMLFRPQRIAIQEDGNVMAADEETVERRAEASFAGIGELLRKAGATPRTAELDVLGEANAGEYWNRSESFDFVVSLNHGQPALAALCRVIERWVRHFLALDVRVQPEGEIDDEHWVWHVGLDAQATAVLNALYQGEDIDPAQGKRMLCLFRMDFEEPQALLPQVAGHPVYLAMAMDEANRLRLKPQNLLLNLPLARQG; encoded by the coding sequence ATGGCCATGCCCGACTTCTGGCCCGGCTGCGGCTGGCGACTGCTCGAACACGACGCGGACGGCCAGCTCCTCGTCACCGACGATTTCCTGCGCAGCCTGCTGCTGCGCCCCGAGCTAGCCCCCGTGCCCGAGTCCTGCGACAACGAGCGCGCGCTGCACCACTCGCTGCTCGATTCGCCGCGGCAAGAGGTCGACCCGCGCCGCCTGCAGGCGCTGTCCGATGAAGACGCGCGCGCCAACTACGCGGTCTGGCTGCGGTTCCGCAGCCGGCTGCTGGCGCGCCCGACGCTCGAGGGCAGCTACCTGCAGCTGTTCCGCGCCGACGTCGACGTGCCGCCGGTGCTGGTGCACCTGCTGACGCAGGTCCTGCTGCGCGAAGTGCTGGGCGACAACGCGACGCCGATGGAAGTCCGCGCGGCCGAGATGCTGTTCCGGCCGCAGCGCATCGCGATCCAGGAAGACGGCAACGTGATGGCGGCCGACGAAGAGACCGTCGAGCGGCGCGCGGAGGCCAGCTTCGCCGGCATCGGCGAGCTGCTGCGCAAGGCCGGCGCCACGCCGCGCACCGCGGAACTCGACGTGCTCGGCGAGGCCAACGCCGGCGAGTACTGGAACCGCAGCGAATCCTTCGATTTCGTCGTCAGCCTCAACCACGGCCAGCCCGCGCTCGCCGCGTTGTGCCGTGTGATCGAACGCTGGGTGCGGCATTTCCTCGCTCTGGACGTTCGTGTGCAGCCCGAGGGCGAGATCGACGACGAGCACTGGGTCTGGCACGTGGGCCTGGACGCGCAGGCCACCGCGGTGCTCAATGCGCTCTACCAGGGCGAGGACATCGACCCGGCGCAGGGCAAGCGCATGCTGTGCCTGTTCCGCATGGATTTCGAGGAGCCGCAGGCCCTGCTGCCGCAGGTGGCCGGCCATCCGGTCTACCTGGCGATGGCCATGGACGAAGCCAATCGATTGCGGCTCAAGCCGCAGAACCTGCTGCTCAACCTGCCGCTCGCCCGCCAGGGCTAG
- the gshA gene encoding glutamate--cysteine ligase, which yields MVPHLITALSGPINELEERILESMPAIERWFRLEWMEHTPPFYTSVDVRNAGFKLAPVDTNLFPGGWNNLTQEMLPLAVQAAMAAIEKICPEARNLLVIPENHTRNTFYLANVLQLKRVFHMAGLNVRIGSISPEIKEPTTINLPTGESIVLEPVVRSKTRLGLKDFDPCTILLNNDLSAGPPGILEDLHEQYLLPPLHAGWSVRRKSRHFQSYEEVAKRFGKMLGIDPWLINPMYNKCGEINFAEGSGMDCLTTNVDALLTRVRKKYKEYGINEKPFVIVKADNGTYGMGIMTVRDVKDLDQLNRRAKNKMGLVKDGQEVHDVIIQEGVQTYERIHDAVAEPVVYMMDRYVVGGFYRVHPERGIDENLNAPGAGFVPLAFAESTHLPQPGQKPGASAPNRFYMYGVIGRLAMLAASYELEATDPEAETYD from the coding sequence ATGGTCCCCCACCTCATCACGGCCTTATCCGGGCCGATCAACGAACTCGAGGAACGCATCCTGGAGTCGATGCCCGCCATCGAGCGCTGGTTCCGGCTCGAGTGGATGGAGCACACGCCGCCGTTCTACACGTCGGTGGACGTGCGCAATGCCGGCTTCAAGCTGGCGCCGGTGGACACCAACCTCTTTCCCGGCGGCTGGAACAACCTGACGCAGGAAATGCTGCCGCTCGCGGTGCAGGCGGCGATGGCCGCCATCGAGAAGATCTGCCCGGAAGCGCGCAACCTGCTGGTCATCCCCGAGAACCACACGCGCAACACGTTCTACCTGGCGAACGTGCTGCAGCTCAAGCGCGTCTTCCACATGGCGGGCCTGAACGTGCGCATCGGCTCCATCAGCCCGGAGATCAAGGAACCGACCACGATCAACCTGCCCACGGGCGAATCGATCGTGCTGGAGCCGGTGGTGCGCAGCAAGACGCGCCTGGGCCTGAAGGACTTCGATCCCTGCACCATCCTGCTCAACAACGATCTTTCTGCCGGCCCTCCGGGCATCCTGGAGGACCTGCACGAGCAGTACCTGCTGCCGCCGCTGCACGCGGGCTGGTCGGTGCGGCGCAAGAGCCGCCACTTCCAGAGCTACGAGGAGGTGGCCAAGCGGTTCGGCAAGATGCTCGGCATCGACCCGTGGCTGATCAACCCCATGTACAACAAATGCGGGGAGATCAACTTCGCCGAAGGCTCGGGCATGGACTGCCTGACCACCAACGTCGACGCGCTGCTCACGCGAGTGCGCAAGAAGTACAAGGAATACGGCATCAACGAGAAGCCGTTCGTGATCGTCAAGGCGGACAACGGGACGTACGGCATGGGCATCATGACCGTGCGCGACGTCAAGGACCTGGACCAGCTCAACCGGCGCGCCAAGAACAAGATGGGCCTCGTCAAGGACGGCCAGGAGGTGCACGACGTCATCATCCAGGAAGGCGTGCAGACCTACGAGCGCATCCATGACGCCGTGGCCGAGCCGGTGGTCTACATGATGGACCGCTACGTCGTCGGCGGTTTCTACCGCGTGCATCCCGAGCGCGGCATCGACGAGAACCTCAACGCTCCCGGCGCGGGGTTCGTGCCACTGGCTTTCGCGGAGAGTACGCACTTGCCTCAGCCGGGGCAGAAGCCCGGCGCCAGCGCGCCGAACCGCTTCTACATGTACGGCGTGATCGGCCGCCTGGCCATGCTGGCCGCCAGCTATGAGCTGGAAGCCACCGACCCCGAAGCCGAAACCTACGACTGA
- a CDS encoding potassium transporter Kup: MQSSKSSLAALTLGAIGVVYGDIGTSVLYAVKEVFGSGHVQFTTGNVYGILSIFFWTLTVIVSIKYVVLVLRADNNGEGGLVAMLALASQAVKDRPDLRRVLLALGIFGTSLFYGDGVITPAISVLSAVEGLEVVSPRFSQWVIPLTLLILFLLFAVQKNGTAGVGRYFGPVTLVWFFTLAVLGVGNIAHHPEILTAISPHHAIGFMWSHPGTTFIILGAVVLCVTGAEALYADLGHFGKQPIRIAWFAVAMPALTLNYFGQGALLLERPDAVKNPFYMMAPEWALLPLVVLATAATVIASQALITGAFSVTKQVVQLGYLPRLNVQHTSVRETGQIYIPFVNWGLFVAIVLAVVLFRSSSNLAAAYGIAVTLDMLITTTLTFFVIRYGWKYPLWLCIAATGWFFLVDLAFFASNLLKLLQGGWFPLLIGGAIFTLMMTWKEGRSILNDKLRADAIDLPSFLDAVFTSPPMRVEGTAVFLTAEPGAVPNALLHNLKHNKVLHEQNLFVTVRSHEVPWIGLNKRLDVEPLGHNCWQVVVHYGFMNDFDVPRALEPMRKLGCEVQPMTTSYFLSRDVVVPTIGGGMAPWREKLFAQMHHNASAAADFLKLPNNAVVELGSKVEI; the protein is encoded by the coding sequence GTGCAAAGCTCGAAATCCTCGCTAGCCGCGCTGACCCTCGGCGCCATCGGTGTCGTCTACGGCGACATCGGCACCAGCGTCCTGTACGCCGTCAAGGAAGTATTCGGCTCGGGCCACGTCCAGTTCACGACCGGCAACGTGTACGGGATCCTCTCGATCTTCTTCTGGACGCTGACGGTCATCGTCTCGATCAAGTACGTGGTGCTCGTGCTGCGCGCCGACAACAACGGCGAAGGCGGGCTGGTCGCGATGCTGGCGCTGGCCTCGCAGGCGGTGAAGGACAGGCCGGACCTGCGCCGGGTGCTCCTCGCGCTGGGCATCTTCGGCACTTCGCTCTTCTACGGCGACGGCGTCATCACGCCCGCGATCTCGGTGCTGTCCGCCGTCGAGGGCCTGGAGGTCGTCTCGCCGCGCTTTTCGCAGTGGGTGATCCCGCTGACGCTGCTCATCCTGTTCCTGCTGTTCGCGGTGCAGAAGAACGGCACGGCGGGGGTCGGCCGCTACTTCGGCCCGGTCACGCTGGTGTGGTTCTTCACGCTCGCAGTGCTGGGCGTTGGCAACATCGCGCACCACCCCGAGATCCTGACTGCGATCAGCCCGCACCACGCGATCGGCTTCATGTGGTCGCACCCGGGCACCACCTTCATCATCCTGGGGGCGGTGGTGCTGTGCGTCACCGGCGCCGAGGCGCTGTACGCCGACCTGGGCCACTTCGGCAAGCAGCCGATCCGGATCGCCTGGTTCGCGGTGGCCATGCCGGCGCTCACGCTCAACTACTTCGGCCAGGGCGCGCTGCTGCTCGAACGGCCCGACGCCGTGAAGAATCCGTTCTACATGATGGCCCCCGAATGGGCGCTGCTGCCGCTGGTGGTGCTGGCCACCGCGGCCACCGTCATCGCTTCACAGGCACTCATCACCGGAGCCTTCAGCGTCACCAAGCAAGTGGTGCAACTGGGCTACCTGCCGCGCCTGAACGTGCAGCACACCAGCGTGCGCGAGACCGGCCAGATCTACATCCCGTTCGTCAACTGGGGCCTGTTCGTCGCCATCGTCCTGGCCGTGGTGCTGTTCCGCTCCTCGAGCAACCTGGCGGCTGCGTACGGCATCGCGGTGACGCTGGACATGCTGATCACCACCACGCTGACGTTCTTCGTCATCCGCTACGGCTGGAAGTACCCGCTGTGGCTGTGCATCGCTGCCACCGGCTGGTTCTTCCTCGTGGACCTCGCATTCTTCGCCTCCAACCTGCTGAAGCTGCTGCAGGGCGGCTGGTTCCCGCTGCTGATCGGCGGCGCGATCTTCACGCTGATGATGACCTGGAAGGAAGGCCGCAGCATCCTGAACGACAAGCTGCGCGCCGACGCCATCGACCTGCCGAGCTTCCTGGACGCGGTGTTCACCAGCCCGCCCATGCGCGTCGAAGGCACCGCGGTCTTCCTCACGGCCGAACCCGGCGCCGTGCCCAACGCGCTGCTGCACAACCTCAAGCACAACAAGGTGCTGCACGAGCAGAACCTGTTCGTCACGGTGCGCAGCCACGAGGTGCCCTGGATCGGCTTGAACAAGCGCCTGGACGTGGAGCCCCTCGGCCACAACTGCTGGCAGGTGGTGGTCCACTACGGCTTCATGAACGACTTCGACGTGCCTCGCGCCCTCGAGCCCATGCGCAAGCTGGGCTGCGAAGTGCAGCCGATGACCACCAGCTACTTCCTGTCGCGCGACGTGGTCGTGCCCACGATCGGCGGCGGCATGGCGCCCTGGCGCGAGAAGCTGTTCGCGCAGATGCACCACAACGCCAGCGCGGCGGCCGACTTCCTCAAATTGCCGAACAACGCGGTGGTGGAGCTGGGCTCGAAGGTCGAGATCTGA
- a CDS encoding class II glutamine amidotransferase encodes MCQLLGMNCNTPTDVTFSFTGFAQRGGRTDHHADGWGIAFFEGLGLRHFVDHQPASQSPVAELIRRYPIKSRNVIAHIRKATQGEVALENCHPFVRELWGRYWVFAHNGDLKDFQPRLHASFRPVGSTDSERAFCWIMQELWKSHAGVPSVAELTITLRELAPQIARHGPFNFLLSNGEALWAHCATNLFHVQRKHPFAHARLKDEDLSIDFSHHTTPQDRVAVVVTAPLTTNEQWTPMQPGELRVFVDGAMFC; translated from the coding sequence ATGTGCCAGCTGCTCGGGATGAACTGCAACACGCCCACGGACGTCACGTTCAGCTTCACCGGGTTCGCGCAGCGCGGCGGCAGGACCGACCACCACGCCGACGGCTGGGGCATCGCCTTCTTCGAGGGGCTGGGGCTTCGGCACTTCGTGGACCACCAGCCGGCTTCGCAGTCGCCGGTGGCGGAGCTGATCCGCCGCTACCCCATCAAGAGCCGCAACGTCATCGCCCACATCCGCAAGGCGACGCAGGGCGAGGTGGCGCTGGAGAACTGCCACCCCTTCGTGCGCGAGTTGTGGGGCCGCTACTGGGTGTTCGCCCACAACGGCGACCTCAAGGATTTCCAGCCGCGCCTGCATGCGAGCTTCCGGCCGGTCGGCAGCACGGACAGCGAGCGCGCGTTCTGCTGGATCATGCAGGAGCTGTGGAAGTCGCACGCGGGCGTGCCCAGCGTGGCCGAGCTGACGATCACGCTGCGCGAGCTGGCGCCGCAGATCGCGCGGCACGGCCCCTTCAATTTCCTGCTGTCCAACGGCGAGGCGCTGTGGGCCCACTGCGCCACCAACCTCTTCCACGTGCAGCGCAAGCACCCGTTCGCGCATGCGCGGCTGAAGGATGAGGACCTGTCGATCGACTTCTCCCACCACACCACACCGCAGGACAGGGTGGCCGTGGTCGTGACGGCGCCGCTGACGACCAACGAACAGTGGACGCCGATGCAACCCGGCGAGCTTCGCGTCTTCGTGGACGGCGCGATGTTCTGCTGA